One segment of Phragmites australis chromosome 13, lpPhrAust1.1, whole genome shotgun sequence DNA contains the following:
- the LOC133888000 gene encoding E3 ubiquitin-protein ligase RMA1H1-like produces the protein MEARRMDQICLAAVNSQPLVADVEPVKKASGDMPATTGSGCFDCNICLDFAAEPVVTLCGHLYCWPCIYEWLRPGVESTAGDNSSSARRQCPVCKATLSPDTLVPLYGRGGSSKKSLNGVAIPRRPMVHRESVEHQNAQSNVNDHDHQSMEGIDLHQPLQHAHHHSGAAGFNFIYPPAPVGRGLIHSTAGGVLGGMAEAVLPWALRGQLPASMYYTSPYHVAAQNVNPRLRRQQMEIERSLHQIWFFLFVFVVLCLLLF, from the coding sequence ATGGAAGCTAGGAGAATGGATCAGATTTGCCTGGCTGCTGTCAATAGCCAGCCTTTGGTAGCTGATGTTGAGCCAGTTAAGAAAGCCAGCGGGGACATGCCTGCGACAACTGGAAGCGGATGCTTCGACTGCAACATTTGCCTTGATTTTGCGGCGGAGCCAGTGGTTACTCTCTGTGGCCATCTCTACTGCTGGCCTTGCATCTACGAGTGGCTGCGCCCAGGGGTGGAATCAACTGCCGGTGACAACAGCAGTTCAGCAAGGCGGCAGTGTCCTGTATGCAAGGCAACACTCTCCCCGGACACGCTTGTGCCACTATATGGCCGCGGTGGGAGCTCAAAGAAATCGCTCAATGGCGTGGCCATTCCACGCCGTCCAATGGTGCACCGAGAGTCTGTTGAGCATCAGAATGCGCAGAGCAACGTCAATGACCATGACCACCAGAGCATGGAAGGCATCGATCTGCACCAGCCATTGCAGCACGCACACCACCATTCCGGAGCCGCTGGATTCAACTTCATCTACCCTCCCGCACCTGTTGGACGTGGTTTGATCCACTCAACGGCTGGAGGGGTGCTTGGAGGGATGGCAGAGGCCGTGCTTCCATGGGCACTCCGTGGCCAGCTGCCGGCGAGTATGTACTACACAAGCCCTTACCATGTCGCGGCGCAAAACGTGAACCCCAGGCTGAGGAGGCAGCAGATGGAAATCGAGAGGTCCCTGCACCAGATCTGGTTCTTCCTCTTCGTGTttgtggtgttatgcttgctctTGTTCTGA